CTCAATCCTCATGCCGGCGAGGAAGGGCTATTCGGCGATGAAGAGCGAACGATCATCCGGCCGGCAGTCGAAGATGCGCGGGCCGCGGGCTTAAACATCACGGGGCCGCTGCCGACCGACACGCTGATGGTTCGCGCTCGCGACGGCGAGTTCGACGCGGTGGTTGCCATGGTTCACGATCAGGGACATATCGCGCTGAAGCTGCTCGGAATGCACCGCGCGGTGAATATCACGCTCGGGCTGCCCATCGTGCGCACCAGCGTCGCCCACGGCACCGCGTTCGATCTGGCCTGGCAAGGTCGCGCCCAGACGAGCAGCATGGTCGAGGCAATTCGCGTTGCCGCCGGATTGGCGAGTGCGCGATGATCGTAGCGGATTTCGCAAGAATCTCGGCACCCTTACGGAATTCTTGAGAATTCAGCTACGAAGGTCATCACTTCGCGGGCTCGCCCCGCAGCATTTTCAGATACGCGTCAGTCGTATCCGTCGGTTTGAGCCCGTTCGGCTGAGTCAGTCCACTGGGTTGATAGACGAACTCGCGAGCATCCATCGGCGCATTTAACCGAACATCGAAAAACTCCGTGGTCACGATGGCGCGATATCCTGGAAGGATCCCCCCCTGCCCTTCCACATCCGATTTGCCGATGCGCCGCAAATACTCGATGCGATAGGGAATCCAGTCGGACTGACCGACATAGAGCACGACATGCTCCGGCAAGTGGGCGGGGAGTTTTTTCCATTCGATCGGTCGTCCTGCTTCGATCGCGCCGCGCAACTCAGGCACGGCTGCGGCCAACTGAGCGGGCCGCCATTGGCCGTCGACGACCCACACGAGATGGTCTCGGAGCTGCGTCTGAGCAGCACGGTCGAATTGAAAGTTTTGCCGTAGTCCCGCGATCATCTTCGAGAGGCCTCCAATCGACATCGGACCTGGCGAGACGTTGGATGCTGTTCGACCGTCACTTTGAAGCTGAACCTGAATTCGGTCCAGATCGACCCGGTTCAAACTGCGTCCGGTGGGAAGCTCGCGAAAGGTCCAGAAGAAGTGACCGTCGCTGATCTCGCGCAGGGTGTACGTTGCGTCGCCGACTTGGCTCTTCAATTCGAATCGCGATAACTGTCGCAGCCCGCTTCCCTGTTGAAGATAAATCCCCGTGCCTATTACTTGTTGCTCGAACAGATCAACCTGATTGCGGACCTTGGCCGACAGCGATTGGAGCTGATCGATCGTCTGCTCGACGCGCTCGACCAGTGCTTCAGCCTCCTGACTCGAGCTTCCGGACTGAGATGCGGAGGCTCCTCCCGATTCCACAACACTCGATGGGGTCTCGGCTTGCGCCGGCATGACGAGGACCGTGGCGATCGCAAATGAGAAGATAGGGCAACTTATCTTCATTTTCGGGTTTTGCCGGATTTGCCAAAGAATCCCGTTGTAGCACGCCGACCAATTACGTCAGAGGCACGCCCCAAGCGCGGAAGGCAAGCGTATAGCTCGCAATTTCCGCGATTAGGCGGTCTTGACCGAACAGTCAGTCCAGCCTGGAAAGACCCGGCGGCGGGGCATTGTAGGACCGAGGGGAGACTGCGGTCCACACCAATTGTCAACGGTCGCAACCGGCCGCCGCTCGCGGCAGCCGGCATACGACGGGCGTCGATTACCAATCTTGCAGTGGGCTTGGGCGACTCGACCCAAGCACTCGCGAGAGTGACTCTGAGGGGGGAAACCATGAGACTTTCGTTGGATCGTTGGACGCTGCTGCTGGCGTCGGCCGCCGTGGCGACCGGCTGCACGCTGCCCTATGAGTCGCAGCATCAGCATCTGGCCAAGTTTGAGACCACCGTGCAGCCGGCCACCAAGGTGCTGCCGCCCGCCGCCATGCTGCACCATCCGGGTCCGGGCGTCGATGGCCCAGGGCCGGGTGTGTTTGGCGTCGGCGCGCCGCCGATGATGTATGGCGGCCAGCCCGACACTTCGCAAATCGGCTTCCGTGGCAACGACGGTATGAAGATCTTCTGGGATGTCGGCGGGCACGGCCTGTTCGACTCGGAGCCGCTCGTTGAACCGGGCCGTTACAACTTCCCACAAGGGGCCATCTACCGACTCAAGCTGACGAACATTCCAGGCCGCCCTGGCGTGGAACTCTATCCCACGCTGGAACTCGCCCTGGCGACCCCGCGGACGGAAGCGTTCCTCGCGCACAATTTCATCCCCTTCGAGTTGACCGCTGAAGACTTCGAGCAAGTGCTCTCCGGCAACTTCGTGACCAAGGTGATCTATCTCCCCGACGCCGAGCACCAAGAAGCGGTGTTGGCGGGAGCGGAAACCTTGGTGAGCACGCGGCTTGAGCCGGGCAAAGACCCGATCATGGAAGCCGAACGACGCGGCTCGATCATGGCGATCATCCGCATCGGCAACAAGGATTTGCAAGCTCCGGGCGCCGAAGGCGGCAATGGCATCATCCAAACCGGATTCCATAGCCCGCTGCTTGGCACGACCGGCAACTGCGGTCCGGAAGGCTGCGGCGGCGGAGTGCCGGGCGGTTATCAAGTAGCCGGGGGGATGCCCCCAGGATTTGTGGCCGGCGTCACCTCACCGCTCTATGGAATGCCGATCACGGGCACGCCAATCGGACTGGCTGGCCCGCCGCACGTGCCGCTTGGCGTGCCGGCCGGTTTGCAGGAACACATCATTGCGAACCACACGCACATGTCGATTCCCGACACGACCAAGAGAGTCAAGATCGATGTCAAGCAAGAACCGGGCTTGTCGTATCCGAACCCGGTTCACCACGTAGTCATCGTCGAGGCGACGCACACGCCGCCGGTCGAGTATCACCAGCCGCTGGTGGACCACCACCAGGAGGCGCCGGGCGTTCCCGACAATTGCGACAACTGCGGCAACTGCGGTCCCGGACACTAAGGAGCGCAGCCAGTCGCAAACGGAAACGCAGAACAGCGATCTCAAGCCCAGGGGCGACAACCCCTGGGCTTGACCGCTGTGCAGAGAAGCGGCGAGCGGCACGTGACAGTCGATAGCGGCGCGACCCGCTGAATTAGTCCTATCCTTCGTACTTCGGACTTCATACTTTGTACTTCGCGCTTATCACGACAATGGTCGACATGCACCGCAGCCGAGCGAATTGCCCGGAGGTCTTCCGACCGCAAACTGCCGGCAAGTGGCTTGCTCTGGTGATCGCGGTGTGGGCTCACAGCTCGATTCTACTGGCCCAGCAACCGCCGGTTCACTACGAACATGCAGGAGCGCTGCCACCGGGAGCGATTGGCAGCCGGCAGCTTGAGCGAGGCGGACCATTGCCGGGATATTTTCAGCCGGTTGAGATCGAGGCGCCCGCGGGCGCCTCGGTCTCAATGGCCGTGGACGATCAATTCAGCCCGCCAGCCGCTGCCCCGCTGAAAGCCGGTATGCTGATCGGCTCGGTCTATCGGCTGCGCGTGATGGGGATTCCGCGACACGAAGGGGTCGAGGTGTTCCCGACGATCGAAGTCGTCAATCGTCTTTATCCTCCGCCGGGACAGGAAGTGCGATTCCCCGTGCCGGTCGAAGTGACGCTCGAGGATCTGGAATTGGCAATGGACGGACATTTCGTCACGCGGATCGTCTATTTGGAGGATCCGAAGCTGGCACTGCCCGCCGCCGCCGACAAGGAGCATCAAAACTGGTTCGAGGTCGGACCGCACGACGATCCGCTGGCCGTGGCCGACCGCTTGGGCCGGCCGATGGCCATTCTCCGAATCGGCGGCCGCGTGCCAACCGATCCCGATCGACCAGGAGGCGAATTCATGTACCACTCCCCTCCCCTGCTCATGCTTTCGGGTCACCAATCGCAATGAAGCTGCGCCGCTTCCAAATTGTGATCGCCCTGCTCTGCCTCGCGGGTTGCCAGGCGCCGCAGTCGCACGGACCGATTCCGACGGGCGCTGGCGATGCGATGGCTGTCGGCGCTCCGTTGCCCGTCGGTCCCAAATTCGCCGCTGGCGCGCCGAAGTCGCAGCTCCAGCCGCAGCAGCCGGGATTGCCGACCACCGCCTTCACCGGCTATCCGGGGGACGGTTATACTCAGCCCGGCAATGTGCCCGAATTCATGCAACAGGCGGGCGATTGCACGCCATTGCCCACTGCGACGTTCGGCCCTTGGCGTCCGCCCGGAATCGGCGGCACTTGGCCGCCCGATGAATACATCTGCGATGGCGGCGGCTCGCCGCAAACCGTCGTTCGCTCCGATTGGCGGATCGAGGGACTCAAGCCCGAAGAGACGATCGCCCACTTCGACACGATCGACGGCCGGACCGTGGTCGAGCCGACGAACAAGGTTTGCCTCTACGCTCCGCGATTCGCCGCGGTTCGCAAAGTCGATACTCCGTTCGACGGCCACCAGCTCGAAGAGGCCAGCGGCATCGCGATCCGCGAAGGGTTGCACCAAGCCAATGAGGCGAATCTCGCTCGATCCGCCATGCAGCCGCTCGAACCAATCGGGGCGATCGAAGACAAACAGAGCATCGCGCTGGTGAAGCAGCAGCCAGGCATCGACCTCTCGAATCGGATCGGCGCCGGCGCCGTTCAAGATCGCGTCAGGCCGTATGAAGATTTTCTGTACATCCGTTCGGGCGTGATGCAAGATGAAGAAAAGCCGGTCCTCGCCCAGCGAATTCAAGCGGCCATCACATGGACGAGCGACCGAGGCGTGCAGGTCACGCTGAGCGGTCGTCGGGCAACGCCCGTCATTGGCGATCAGCGGGCGAGCGCCGTCTATGAAGTCGATGTGCCCAATCATCCGCGGCTGCAAATCTGCAAGATCGCCTCGACCGACAACGCCCAGCCGGGCGAAACGGTCGATTTCACGATCCGCTTCGACAACGTCGGCGATCAGAAGATGGGGAACGTCACGATCGTCGACAATCTCACCACGCGGCTGGAATACGTGCCCGACTCGGAGCAAAGCTCGGCTAAGACCACATTCTCGACGCAGCCAAACGAAGTCGGCTCGCTCGTCCTGCGCTGGGAAATCACCGACCCACTCGCCCCCGGCCAAGGCGGCGTTATTCGCTTCCAGTGCAAGGTGCGGTAGCGCCAGGACCATCCGAATCGCGATCCGCCTCCGAGCAGTTCTTCCGTGCTTCGTTGCGTATATTAGAATGACGCGTATGGAGCGTGCGAACTACAAGCGATTCTATGCTTTGTTATTCAAGCCAATTGCAGACCGGCTCGGTCCACTTGACACCGAGACGCTGATGGCGATCCTCGGATTCGACTTCGGCGGACCGGTAAGCCTTTGCACCGTCGGGCATTCACGCGAGCGGTTTGTCACATACGTTTCGTGCGAATTAGCAGTGCGTGATGGCCAACAGTCGGGCAAAACGGGTCCGTACGAGGTGATGATGACTTGCGACGATGAGGACTGGGCGAGAAGGATCCTAACACGAGTTGGACGCATGTCGTTTAATAGCCTGTTCGAGCATGGCCACAGCATCGACCTTGGCGAGATTGTCGGAGCCGAGTGCCCAATGCAGGGATTGGTCGTCGAAGAGTATGCCCGTGTTCCGATTGACGGTCGAGCCTACGGCATCCTTCGTATTCACGGGGTGACTCGCCCTGAGTTAGAATTTGCAATGATGTTTGGCACGAATCGGTTGCTTGACTGCGTTAAGCGAGGAGGAGTGTATCCGCGAACAAGCATTCACCGGAGGGAGTCTGTCGAGACCGGAGTTTAATCGAACCTCGTGGAAAGAATTCTGGCGATTTCGCATATGGGTACAACATTGTCGGCCATTGAGCGGGTTCGACGGGCACTTGTATCTCCGACCCGTGGGGTCATCGGGATCGCCGACGACTTGGTGGTTTCGGCGTCGGAGCTAGGCCTTGGAATCGAATGGCGCGAAGGACATTGCCGTCTCCGGTGGGGCGAGCCCGATTCGAAGGTAACCGCCAGGATGTACCTTCCGAAATCGGTCTTCCGTGCTGTGCTGGCGCGCATCGCAGCCCTTTGCAACGAGCGATACCCAAACTCTGTTTCGTCGTACGGTGGCTCCGGAACATTTTCGACGGGCGCTAGAGCCGAAATCGTGTATCAGGTTACGTTCTCAAACACGCCTGCGGACCAGAGATTGGAACTTAAGCGTGAATCCCACGCTTCGTGAATCTTGTATGCACTCCTGGATTCGCCGGCCCTTTGTTGTGGTCTCCTTGGTCGCGATTTCCTCGCTGGGGATAGTTAAGGCGGCGGACAAGGCTGGCGATTCCTCGCGGAAATACGCCGATGGCCCGATCGTGCCGGGGGATTTCAAGGCTGCGGTGCCTGATCCGACGCCCGTCAAGGATGGCGTCAAGTTGCGGGCGATGACGCATACGGACATCCGATATTCGACCCGTTATCGCTGGGACGAATCGAACCCTGGAATGGTCTCGGCCTGGCTCACGCGGTTCGATTGCTACGCGGCGCTCGTTTGCGACAAATGCTGGATCAAGGAGCCGATGGACTTGCGGCTCATTGACCACGAGCAGGGGCATTTCGACATCACTGAGATCAACGCCCGGCGAGCCCAGAAGAAATTCGATCAGTTGATCGCCGAGAAGGGTCTAGTCGGCCACGGCCACGAAGAAGCGTCGGCCGTCGCTGATCTCAACAGGCAAGTTGACGACCAAATGCAGCAGGTCTTCGACAAGGAACGCGACGAGCAAATCGAATACGATCGCGTCACCAATCACGGCCGGAACCATTCCGCTCAAGCCGAGCAGCGCCAAATTCAACTCGATCGACTTAGAGAACTCGACGCGAAGGATTTGAACACGACCGACATGTGAAATAGAGAATCCAAAATCGAAAATCAAAATCCGTACTCCCCTGCCCTGCCCTTCTCAGTTTCCTCGCACCGTCTGCTCGCCGGTCGTTCGATTCGGTACGTTCTTGGGCGACGTGGCCATGCGTGCGGGATTCTTCGCTAGACCCGCAGCAACGGCTCCTCCCTTGACCGGAACGTGGTCGATCGAGCCGAAGTCGGCCCAGAAATCTTGCCAGCTCACGCTGAACGTGCCGTACTTGATATTCTTGTTGTTCCCGCGCAGCCCCCAGGGATTGTAGAGCGTCACCTGCTCGCTCGCCGGATCGTAGCCGACGATCACGTAGCTATGATGCGGCACCAAGGAATCGGGAACTTCGTTTTTGGAATTCGCCAGTTCCAGTTCTCCTTTGGCCAGGGAGGCAATCGTGTTTAACCCGTCGCGTGAAGCGGCCACACCGGTCAATAGCGGCAGCGTGGTCGTGCTCTTGCCGCCGCGGCCGATCTCTGCGAACGAATTGACTCCGGCGGTGCCCTTGGTGGTTAACCAACCGGATTCATTCAACTGGGCCAGCGCCTTCTCCGCCAGAGCTAGCCAGAGGACATTTTTGGCGTTGGCGGCCAAATCACCGCGATTCTCGTAGACAAAACGCCCCTTCTCGTCTACCGGCAGGAAGCGATCGACGGTCAAGAAGACCGGTTTGCCTTCGCGATAAAACCGGACGGTGAAGGTGCCGTCGCGATTGTCGCCAAACATGCGTTGAATCTGTTCGGGATTCCGCAGCGCGACTTCGCCCAAGGCCGCCAGGAAAAAGCAGTCGCCGAGATCACCCTGATGCAGGTCCGACAACTTCGGCGCGCCGTCGAACAGTACGCCGGCCGTCCGCTGATAATGGAATTTGGAATCAATCTGCGGGCGGTCGGCGCCGAAGAACCATTTTTGCACCAGGGCTTCGAGATGCTTTCCGCTGCTGCCCGGCTCGAGATCGCCGAGCGGCTGTCCCTGGAAACGGGCATTCGCCGGATCGGCGAGAACCACTTTTCGCGCGAGATCGGCGACAAATGGGGGCATCCCGAGGAGCTTGGCGTTTTCGGCCAGAGCGCGCAGCGTTTGAAATTGATCGTCGTCAATCCGATCGCCCTCGGCCGCCGAGTGAAAGATCGCGATCATGTCCGAGCGGGTAAGATGATGGTGGTCGGCGAATCGCGCGGCCGCCAGATCGCGCAAGTCCGGATCGGAGAGATGCCGTTCGAACCATTCTGGCGACAAGCTCGTTGCCGGTGGCGCGGACGGCGTCTGGCCGCGAGTTGCTGACCGTCGCGTCGGAACACCACTCGGCGAGGCATCGGCCGCGAATGCAACGCGGCCGATGCCGGTCAGAGCGACCATGACCGCGAAGTTAAGCAAAGTTTTGACTGTCGAGTTGATGGTAGGCCAGGTCATGGCATGTCCTTGCGCTCGCGGTGATCTTGGTTCAGCCTTAATGAGCGCAGATTCCGCGGCTTTGTTACGCGGAAGCGATTTGCCTTGACCCGATTCGCACGGTCGCGGTACAGTTCCGGCCGGGAGGTCGTACTTTGCTCCCCTGCCCTGCCCGCGCTTTAGGTTGCTTTGCCAATGGATCTCGAAACGGTTTACCGATGCCCGGGTGAAGCGTATGACATCAGCCGCTGGGTCCATCTCGGTCGCCTGGCCAGCTTCTATCCGGCTTGCGGCGACTGCCCACATCGCGGCGACACGGCAACCTTGTCGGCTCGCCGCATCAGGATGTTGACCGTCGTTCAGCGGCAGGCCGGCAGGGCGAACCCGCCTTTCCACGCCGAGGGCATCTCAGGCGTTTATTTGAACGAGGTCGGACCCGAACTTGCTCGCCGCGTCGGGCAAGCTCTGGGGACGTACCTCTCGCACTACGATTCGGACACTGCGCCGCGCGTCGTTTTAGCCAATGATGGCCGCCCATCGACGATCGAACTCGCGACCACCGCCGCGGACGGCCTGCGCTGGACGGGTTGCTCGGTGGCCGACCTCGGCGCCGCGACGGCCCCTTGCTTGGCGCTCGCCGCCGAGCGGCAAGAGGCGGACGGCGCGCTGCTCATTGGGAACCCCGGAGGCAAACAACAAGAAGTCGGGCTGACGCTCTGGGGGCGATGCGGCGAACCGCTTTCCGCGCCGGGAGAGTTGGATTCCGTCCGTCGCCTGGTCGACTCCCCTGCCCCGCGGCCACGGCGAGCTTTTGGCGGCATCGAGCAGATTATTGCGGGCGACAGCTACTTGGCGCAGCTCGAAACGCATTATCACGCGTTGCGGCCACTGCGGTTTTTCGTCGATACGACGTCATTCGCGCTCGTCGAATATATCAAGCGATTGACGAGCAAGGTCGCGCTGAAGATTCACTTCGAGTCACGGATTCTCCAACGGCTCCGCCCTGGCGAGGCGCATTTCGGCATTTGGATCGACGGCGACGGCGAACGCTGCCGCATCGTCGACGAGCGAGGAGAACCGGTATCTGTCGAGGCGCTCGTAGTACTTTTTGCTCGCGAGTCTCTCGCCGCACGGCAGAGTGTGAAGATCGTGCTGTCTGAGTCGATCAGCCAACTCGCGCCGACGTTGAACCGCCTGGGAGTTGAGACCTTCACGGCCGCTTCCAACCGGCAGGCGATTTACAACGCGGTGGTTCAGCATCAGCCCGACCTCGCGGCGGATGAGCATGGCCGGATCTGGTTCGCGGGCCAGTCAAACTGCGCCGATGCGCTCAAAGTGCTCACGCTGCTTCTGACGCTCCTGAGCCGCAGCGATCAGCCATTGTCGGAGCACATCGCTTCGGAGATACTCTGAGTTCGAGCACTGGTCTCCTATGCAGCGCCTCACAAGCGAGGCGGCTAACGATCTCTCGCCATTTCCCCTGGCGCCTATGCAACGTTCATGGATCGCAAACCGGACCGCCTTGTTCGACAGCTCGGGCATCCGCAAGGTCTTCGAGTTGGCGGCCAAGATGCGCAATCCAATCAATCTATCGATCGGCCAGCCCGATTTCGATGTGC
This is a stretch of genomic DNA from Pirellulales bacterium. It encodes these proteins:
- a CDS encoding DUF922 domain-containing protein, yielding MVAISSLGIVKAADKAGDSSRKYADGPIVPGDFKAAVPDPTPVKDGVKLRAMTHTDIRYSTRYRWDESNPGMVSAWLTRFDCYAALVCDKCWIKEPMDLRLIDHEQGHFDITEINARRAQKKFDQLIAEKGLVGHGHEEASAVADLNRQVDDQMQQVFDKERDEQIEYDRVTNHGRNHSAQAEQRQIQLDRLRELDAKDLNTTDM
- a CDS encoding C2 family cysteine protease, producing the protein MTWPTINSTVKTLLNFAVMVALTGIGRVAFAADASPSGVPTRRSATRGQTPSAPPATSLSPEWFERHLSDPDLRDLAAARFADHHHLTRSDMIAIFHSAAEGDRIDDDQFQTLRALAENAKLLGMPPFVADLARKVVLADPANARFQGQPLGDLEPGSSGKHLEALVQKWFFGADRPQIDSKFHYQRTAGVLFDGAPKLSDLHQGDLGDCFFLAALGEVALRNPEQIQRMFGDNRDGTFTVRFYREGKPVFLTVDRFLPVDEKGRFVYENRGDLAANAKNVLWLALAEKALAQLNESGWLTTKGTAGVNSFAEIGRGGKSTTTLPLLTGVAASRDGLNTIASLAKGELELANSKNEVPDSLVPHHSYVIVGYDPASEQVTLYNPWGLRGNNKNIKYGTFSVSWQDFWADFGSIDHVPVKGGAVAAGLAKNPARMATSPKNVPNRTTGEQTVRGN